DNA sequence from the Sinorhizobium alkalisoli genome:
GTCTCGCCTTCGACTATTTCGGGGCGCTTTACCCGCTTCATCCGGAAAGCTACGGCCTGGTGCTCGAAGGCGCGGAGCCGTCGCTCGGGAAAATCACCGCCATCGCCGCGGCCGCGGAGCCCCGGGAGGCGGACCGGTTTCATTCCCGGCTCGCGACGCTTCTGCAGACGCCGGCGCTGACGGCCGCACTGGAAAAGCAGCTCGCAAGGGTCTCCGCCGACCGCCGGCGCATGCACGCGTTGCACGCGCTGCAGCCCTGGCGGCTGATGGACTGGAGAGCCGCACGCGACCATCTGAGCTATCGGCGGTTCTTCGAGATCGCCGGGCTCGTCGGCCTTCGCGTCGAGGACCCGGCCGTCTTCGCGGATACGCATCGGCTGGTGCTCGCGCTCGTCCGGGAAGGCCTCGTCGATGGGCTGCGGGTCGACCATATCGATGGCCTTGCCGATCCGGAGCAATATCTTGATCGGCTGCGGCAAGCGGTCGGCAACCGGAGTTTCATCGTCGTCGAGAAGATCCTCGAGGCGGAAGAGGCCTTGCCGCCCGAATGGCCGGTCGAGGGCGCCACCGGCTACGAGTTCATATCGGCGCTCGCGGAGCTCATCGCCGAGGAAGAGGCTTCCGGCCTTTGGAACGAGACGAGCGGAGCGCAAGCGGCAGCCGCGATCCGCGAATGCAAGCTGATGCTGCTCCGCCACAACTTCCATGCGGAGGTGACGCGCCTTGCGAGGCTCATGGGGGAGGGTGAGGGAGAGGGGGAGGGCGGCCGCACCGCCGAAGCCGTTCGCCAGCTGATCGCGGCGCTTTCCGTCTACCGGACCTATGTCACGGATCGCGGCGCGACGGCGCGCGACCGCCGGATCATCGAAGAAATCGCCGCCAAGGCTTCGGACGCCGCCCCGGCCGTGCAGGCGGAGATCGAGGATGTTGCGGCCGCGCTGCTCGGGGACGGGCCGGCGCGAGGTGAATTCCGGATGCGCTTTCAGCAGTTGAGTGGCGCCGTCATGGCCAAGGCCGTGGAGGACACCTATTTCTATCGGCGCGGCGCCTATCTGGCGGCAAACGAGGTCGGCGCGGATCCCCGCTGGCGGCCGGGCGGCGTGCGGCGCTTCCATGCGATGATGCTGAAGCGCGCGAGCAAAATGCCGAAGGGGCTCTCGGCGACATCCACGCATGACACCAAGCGCGGCGAAGATGCGCGCGCCCGGCTCCACGGGATCAGCGAGGCGCCGGATGTCTGGGCAAAGGCGACAGCCCGCTGGCATGAGATGAATGCGGCAGCGATCCGTTCCCTGCCGGCAGGCGATGCGCCGGAAGCCGCGATGGAGCAGTTCCTCTACCAAAGCCTCCTCGGTGCCTGGCCGGTCGAGCCTACCGGCGAAGGCTCGCTTCCGGCGCTCAGGGATCGCATGCAGGCCTTCGCCGTGAAGGCGGCCCGGGAGGCGAAACTGCGGACGCGCTGGGACGAGCCGGATGAGTCATATGAAACGGCGGTCACGGCGTTTCTGGCGGCGGTGCTCGCCTGGCGCAACCGGATCTTCCTCGACGATTTCGAGAGGGTTGCACGGCCCCTGATCCGGGCCGGTCTGGTCAACAGTCTCTCCCAGACCCTGGTGAAGCTGACCGCGCCGGGAATTCCGGACATCTACCACGGCAGCGAGCGCCTCGACCTTTCGCTTGTCGATCCCGACAACCGCCGGCCGTTCACGCCCGTCGCCCTGCCGGCCGAAGAGCCGCGGAACCCGACCGCCGGCCATTTCGAGGATTGCAAGCAATGGCTGATCGCCGAATGCCTCGGCTATCGGCGGCAACTCGGAGCGGATCTGATGAGGCGGGGCGATTACCGTCCCGTCGCGGTCGAGGGACCGGCCGCCCGCCACGCGGCCGCCTTCATGCGCCAAACGGCCGAGGAATGCGCCATCACGGTAGTCCCGCGGCTCGTCCTCGGCCGCCTGGATGAGACGAGGCTCCTTGTCCGGCCCGAACTATGGCGCGACACCGCGCTGGTCTGGCCGGAAGAGGGCGAGCCCAAGCAGCTCCAGAACCTGCTGTCCGGAAAGCTTATCGCAGCGCGGCGCCGGCTACCGCTTGGCGAGATCTTCGGCGGCTTTCCGGTTGCCTTCCTGATCCAGGCCTGAGGCTTATCCAGGCGACGCGTGAGCCGATAAAGGCATTGCCGTTAGGTATGGTGCTGAAGGCCTGCCCAGAAATAAACGACTATTGGCCGGGCGGCGTGGTTGGAAGCTGGGCGCGAAGTTGATGTTCTTGGCTCAGTTTGGGTTTGTTGGCGTGCAGCAACCCGATCGGGGAGTTGTGAGGGCCGGTATTCTTGCGGTGAACATGATCATTATTCTCCGCGAAAAACGCGGAGAATTCACTTGCGGGTGCGGAGATTAATAGCCATATTCACCGCAAAGGACGCGGCGAATGTTGGGTTATATTCACGACCGGGATGGCTGGCCGAGATTTGTCTGGAGTAACGATGCTCTGGCGGGGCCATTAGCGGCAGTCCGACATCAGCAAGGGCGCCTACTCGGGCGGATGGAAGCGCTGGGCTTTGATTTTCGTGCTGAAGCGGTTCTCTACACGCTAACTGAAGACGTTGTGAAGTCCAGTGAGATCGAGGGCGAGATTCTCGACAAGGAGCAGGTCCGCTCCTCCATCGCCCGCCGACTCGGCCTCGACATTGGTGCGCTCGCTCCTGCCGACCGCCACGTCGAGGGCGTCGTTGAGATGATGCTGGATGCCACCCAGAACTATGAGGCTCCGCTCTCCGATGAGCGGCTGTTTGCTTGGCATGCCGCGCTATTTCCGACCGGCCGCAGCGGCATGACAAAGATCATTGTTGGTGCCTGGCGTGATGAAAGTTCTGGCCCAATGCAGGTGGTCTCTGGGCCAATGGGACGAGAGAGGGTCCATTTCGAGGCGCCTGCAGCTGAACGACTTCCAGAAGAGACGGCTGCATTTCTTTCCTGGTTCAACGGGCAAGTGTCGCACGACCCGGTCCTGAAAGCAGCAATCGCGCATTTGTGGTTTGTTACCATACACCCTTTCGAGGATGGCAATGGCCGCATTGCGCGCGCTATCGCCGATATGGCGCTCGCCAGATCAGAAGGCACCTCGCAGCGCTTCTACAGTATGCCCGCGCAGATTCGGCAGGAGAGGAAGGACTACTACACCATCCTCGAGATGACGCAGAAGGGCGATCTCGATATCACCGGCTGGCTTCTGTGGTTTCTCGGTTGCCTCAATCGAGCCTTTGACGGCGCCGAAAAAATTCTCGCCAATGTGCTCCGCAAGGCGCGCTTTTGGGAAGCGCACACCGGCCAGCTTAGTGAGCGCCAGCGCAAGGTCGTCAATCGACTTCTCGAGGGCTTTGAGGGCAAATTAACGTCGTCCAAGTGGGCCAAGCTAACGCAGACCTCACCGGACACCGCCCTGCGCGACATCAACGACCTAGTGGCACGCGGAATTCTCATTCGGGAAGCAAGCGGAGGGCGGAGTACCAGCTACTCTCTGGCTGCTGTCGAAGAGATTCCGAACTGACCTACGGTGTCGATCAGGAAGTCCTTGGTTGGAATCCGTTCAAGGCGAGCAGTTTTGTGCGGTTCAGCCGGAGAGGGCCTTACCCGGACGCTTCCTGAGTTTAGTGAGCCACGATCACGTATTTCTCAATTGACGTCTATTGAGTAGAGAAGCGCATGAGGGGGCGCGCTCTTGTGAACTGAATAGGCGCCATGCCTGGATGGAACGGGACTGCCTCGGCCACGGTTGGAACTCTTGTCGGTGCGCAGGTCCTGGCCAAAAATCTGACTTCAATATTGTGGAAGCTCTGCCGCATTGTGGGACGAAACCCGCAATGGGCAGGGGCTCACACGCTTCCGAGCCGGCGGATATTGGCTGCAAGCTCGAGACCGAGTCTAAGCGAGGCCGCCGTCGCGCCGACGATCTGCGGCAACAGCAGCCATTCGAGCGTCCAGGCCGCGCCGGAGCGCTCCTGCTCGTGCACCAGCGCGTGATGGATGCCGGAAACCTGCGTAGCGTTGAAGCGTGCGAGGCTCACCAGCACCTCGGCTGCGACCGGGTTCTCCTTGTGCGGCATGGCCGAGGAGGCGCCGCCGCCGGAAAGCACGATCTCGTCGCCGGCCTGCGCCATCAGCGCCACGTCCTGGCCGAACTTGCCGAGGCTGCCGGTGACAAGCGACAAGAGGTGGACGAAATCGGCGATGGCGGAGCGCTGGCTGTGCCATTGCGGCCAATCGACCAGGGAAAGCTCCTCCGCGAGCGTTTCGCGCACCTGATCGGCCTTGTCCTCAAGCTTGTCGAGCGTGCCGGCCGCGCCGCCGAACTGCACGGCAAAAGCGCTCGCCTCCATGGCATCGAGCCTGTCCTGCTGGTCGAGCAGCGGTTCGAGCCAGGAATGCAGGCGATCGGCGACGGTGATCGGAATGGCCGCCTGCATGCGCGTGCGGGCGGTGAGCGGCCGCGGCCCCCATTGCTGTCCGCATTCCTCGAGTGCCGATATCACGGCCCCGAGTCGGCCGGAGAAGAGTCCGGCGATCGCCTTCAGGCGCAGCATCAGGCTGGTGTCGATCACATCCTGGCTGGTGGCGCCGAAATGCACGTAGTCAGCCGCTTCTTCGCCGACGGCGCGGCGCAACTGCCGCACGAGCTCCGGCACCACGACCCCGTCGATCGCCGTTTCCCGCCGCAGCGCCGCGACATCGGGGGAAAAGCCCCGGCAGGCGGCCGTAATGCGATCGGCCGCAGCCTCCGGTATTATGGCATGCCGCGCCTCGGCCCGCGCCAGCGCCGCCTCGAAGGAGAGCATGGCGCGGATGTCGGCAGCGACTGAAAACTCCGCCGCCACCGCCTCGTCGCCGAGAAGGCCGGAAAGATAGGGATGGTCGAAGGCCGAATAGGTCATGGCACGTCTCCAGCTTTCACGTCCTCCGGCCACGCGAGTGGACGGGGATCACGGCACGACGTGCCAGGGAAGGATCATATATCCAGGAACACCGTTTCCTTCTCGCCCTGGAGGTGAATGTCGAAGACATAATTAGGCGCCGTGCCGCCGGCGACAAGCGTTTGGGTGCGGTGGCGATGCTCGATCCGGCCGAGCAACGGATCCTCGGCATTCGCGGCCGGCTCGTCCGGGAAATACATGCGCGTGTGCAGGCCGAGATTGATCCCGCGGGCGATGATCCAGAAGGTAATATGCGGGGCCATCGGGCGTCCGTCCCTCGCCGGCACACGACCCGGCTTGACGGTCCGGAAGGTAAAGACGCCATCATCGGCGCCGGTCGGGCAGCGGCCCCAGCCGGCAAAGTTCGGGTCCGCGTGCCCACGGAGTTCCGAGGGCGAATTGTAGAGGCCGGCGGCATCGGCCTGCCAGATCTCGATGAGCGCATCCTTGAGCGGCACGCCCGCGCCGTCGATCACCCGGCCGGTCACGGTGATGCGTTCGCCAAGCGTCTTGTCATTCACCATCGCCGAGCCGAGATCGCTTTCATAGACGCCCGGGATGCCGCAGAAGTTGGGCGTGAGCCCGATATGCACATAGGGACCCGCCGTCTGCGATGCGGTTTCCTTGAGGTAGCCAAGATCCTGTACCATCGGTGTCCCCCTCAATTGCCTTCCGGCCGGTTCTCGAAGAAGGTCGAGCGGCGGCCGCGCAGCACGATGTCGAACTTGTAGGCCCGTGCGTCCATCGGGATCGTATTGGCCCAGTCGAGCGGCGCGATCAGCTGCTCGATCGCCCGCCGGTCCGGGATCGTCCCGACGATCGGGCACTTCCAGATCATCGGATCGCCCTCGAAATACATCTGGGTGATCAGCCGCTGCGCGAAGCCGTGCCCAAAGATCGAG
Encoded proteins:
- the treY gene encoding malto-oligosyltrehalose synthase gives rise to the protein MHVPDATYRLQFRNEMDFAKAVELIPHFVSLGISHLYASPVFTAVQGSTHGYDVIDYNEIDPALGGEEGFRSLVAALKAQGLGIILDIVPNHMAAHLENGWWHSVIEWGRASAHAGRFDIDWHQPLTLPFLGRSFKEELEAGAVRVAFDRASNCLAFDYFGALYPLHPESYGLVLEGAEPSLGKITAIAAAAEPREADRFHSRLATLLQTPALTAALEKQLARVSADRRRMHALHALQPWRLMDWRAARDHLSYRRFFEIAGLVGLRVEDPAVFADTHRLVLALVREGLVDGLRVDHIDGLADPEQYLDRLRQAVGNRSFIVVEKILEAEEALPPEWPVEGATGYEFISALAELIAEEEASGLWNETSGAQAAAAIRECKLMLLRHNFHAEVTRLARLMGEGEGEGEGGRTAEAVRQLIAALSVYRTYVTDRGATARDRRIIEEIAAKASDAAPAVQAEIEDVAAALLGDGPARGEFRMRFQQLSGAVMAKAVEDTYFYRRGAYLAANEVGADPRWRPGGVRRFHAMMLKRASKMPKGLSATSTHDTKRGEDARARLHGISEAPDVWAKATARWHEMNAAAIRSLPAGDAPEAAMEQFLYQSLLGAWPVEPTGEGSLPALRDRMQAFAVKAAREAKLRTRWDEPDESYETAVTAFLAAVLAWRNRIFLDDFERVARPLIRAGLVNSLSQTLVKLTAPGIPDIYHGSERLDLSLVDPDNRRPFTPVALPAEEPRNPTAGHFEDCKQWLIAECLGYRRQLGADLMRRGDYRPVAVEGPAARHAAAFMRQTAEECAITVVPRLVLGRLDETRLLVRPELWRDTALVWPEEGEPKQLQNLLSGKLIAARRRLPLGEIFGGFPVAFLIQA
- a CDS encoding Fic family protein — translated: MGYIHDRDGWPRFVWSNDALAGPLAAVRHQQGRLLGRMEALGFDFRAEAVLYTLTEDVVKSSEIEGEILDKEQVRSSIARRLGLDIGALAPADRHVEGVVEMMLDATQNYEAPLSDERLFAWHAALFPTGRSGMTKIIVGAWRDESSGPMQVVSGPMGRERVHFEAPAAERLPEETAAFLSWFNGQVSHDPVLKAAIAHLWFVTIHPFEDGNGRIARAIADMALARSEGTSQRFYSMPAQIRQERKDYYTILEMTQKGDLDITGWLLWFLGCLNRAFDGAEKILANVLRKARFWEAHTGQLSERQRKVVNRLLEGFEGKLTSSKWAKLTQTSPDTALRDINDLVARGILIREASGGRSTSYSLAAVEEIPN
- a CDS encoding 3-carboxy-cis,cis-muconate cycloisomerase — protein: MTYSAFDHPYLSGLLGDEAVAAEFSVAADIRAMLSFEAALARAEARHAIIPEAAADRITAACRGFSPDVAALRRETAIDGVVVPELVRQLRRAVGEEAADYVHFGATSQDVIDTSLMLRLKAIAGLFSGRLGAVISALEECGQQWGPRPLTARTRMQAAIPITVADRLHSWLEPLLDQQDRLDAMEASAFAVQFGGAAGTLDKLEDKADQVRETLAEELSLVDWPQWHSQRSAIADFVHLLSLVTGSLGKFGQDVALMAQAGDEIVLSGGGASSAMPHKENPVAAEVLVSLARFNATQVSGIHHALVHEQERSGAAWTLEWLLLPQIVGATAASLRLGLELAANIRRLGSV
- the pcaG gene encoding protocatechuate 3,4-dioxygenase subunit alpha; translation: MVQDLGYLKETASQTAGPYVHIGLTPNFCGIPGVYESDLGSAMVNDKTLGERITVTGRVIDGAGVPLKDALIEIWQADAAGLYNSPSELRGHADPNFAGWGRCPTGADDGVFTFRTVKPGRVPARDGRPMAPHITFWIIARGINLGLHTRMYFPDEPAANAEDPLLGRIEHRHRTQTLVAGGTAPNYVFDIHLQGEKETVFLDI